A window of the Henckelia pumila isolate YLH828 chromosome 3, ASM3356847v2, whole genome shotgun sequence genome harbors these coding sequences:
- the LOC140889574 gene encoding glutathione S-transferase T3-like, producing the protein MPTEPASPTFVPETQLSDRESPIEVVNLEKTVSDAEGTRKRSTWTKVEDEADAFWGRVASYYNDNRPAGSNSRKANVIRSHWHNTIQKKVNRFNANYNSIYSLYRSGHSDEDILRFAYEKYCEENNGVAFNLEHVWRIVKDHPMFTPQSDDHFVATKKTRTSESGASNTSFNQNVSIDIDDEDTHPMGRKAAKRKGKDKVKSTMEDLTVNYDSIFSKFNEYTNVKKSEVDLKQKQLEVEEIKAKASLSNAEAKNRRLKLKEYEILNKDTSQMTTEQLIIHECLCKDIRSSWNI; encoded by the exons ATGCCGACTGAACCTGCATCTCCGACTTTTGTCCCAGAGACTCAACTTTCCGATCGTGAAtccccaatcgaggtggtgaattTAGAAAAAACGGTTTCGGATGCTGAGGGTACGAGAAAGCGTTCGACTTGGACAAAGGTTGAAGATGAG GCCGATGCATTTTGGGGACGTGTCGCAAGCTACTACAATGACAATCGTCCTGCAGGTTCAAACAGCAGAAAAGCTAATGTTATACGGTCACATTGGCACAACACAATCCAGAAGAAGGTAAATCGATTCAACGCAAATTACAATAGTATATACAGTTTATATCGCAGTGGTCACAGTGATGAAGACATATTGAGGTTTGCGTATGAAAAATATTGCGAAGAAAACAATGGTGTTGCGTTCAACCTCGAGCATGTGTGGAGAATTGTTAAAGATCATCCAATGTTTACTCCACAATCCGATGATCACTTTGTGGCCACAAAAAAGACGAGGACCTCTGAGTCAGGAGCAAGCAACACATCTTTCAACCAAAATGTGAGCATAGACATAGATGACGAAGATACTCATCCAATGGGTAGGAAGGCAGCAAAAAGAAAGGGAAAAGACAAAGTCAAATCGACTATGGAGGATCTGACAGTAAACTATGACAGTATTTTTTCAAAGTTCAACGAGTATACAAACGTAAAGAAGTCTGAAGTCGATCTGAAACAAAAACAACTTGAAGTTGAGGAGATTAAGGCAAAAGCTTCTTTGTCCAATGCAGAAGCTAAGAATCGTCGATTGAAGTTGAAGGAGTACGAGATCTTGAACAAAGACACCTCACAAATGACTACTGAGCAACTTATCATACATGAATGTTTGTGCAAGGATATCAGGTCGAGTTGGAATATCTAA
- the LOC140889575 gene encoding protein ANTAGONIST OF LIKE HETEROCHROMATIN PROTEIN 1-like — protein MSHSTDNSSSSSSSTSEEEVHVQIHEQDDDPVEELMLMVLQQHQQVMEAYQRRETRRRRRFIQRNREAGHERLVNDYFSTNPVYHDGIFRRRFRMRRELFLRIVTALENHSTFFQQRKDAVRRKGLSPLQKCTAAIRQLAYGVPADHLDEYLRMGESTSIRCLFKFCKYLVEIFGDRYLRRPNADDVQRLLQMHDDRHGFPGMLGSLDCMHWKWKNCPVAWKGQFTRGHGSPTIVLEAVASHDLWIWHAFFGVAGSRNDINVLYESPIFNNVLQGNAPEVNFTVNDTTYTKGYYLTDGIYPEWATFVKAFPCPEDPKRKLFKERQESARKDVERAFGVLQSRWAIFRGPARYWYRKKLKQIMLTCIILHNMIIEDEGGHVINWYNDEGDELAQTIQGSNRGFQDYLRTNSELRDTQVHHQLRADLVEHIWGNYNNMNP, from the coding sequence ATGTCTCATTCCACGGACAACTCTAGCTCAAGTTCCAGCTCGACAAGCGAAGAAGAAGTACATGTTCAAATCCATGAGCAAGATGATGATCCAGTAGAAGAATTGATGTTAATGGTACTTCAACAACACCAACAAGTTATGGAAGCATATCAGAGGAGAGAAACACGCAGAAGAAGGAGGTTCATCCAAAGAAATCGTGAAGCCGGTCATGAGAGGCTCGTCAATGATTATTTCTCTACAAACCCGGTGTATCATGACGGAATATTTCGAAGACGTTTTCGAATGCGAAGAGAGTTATTCCTTCGCATAGTGACTGCCTTAGAGAATCATTCGACGTTTTTTCAACAAAGGAAAGATGCTGTGCGAAGAAAAGGGTTGTCACCACTACAAAAATGTACCGCTGCGATTCGCCAACTGGCTTACGGAGTCCCTGCAGATCATCTTGACGAGTACCTACGTATGGGTGAATCCACTTCCATCAGGTGTCTTTTCAAGTTTTGCAAATACTTGGTTGAAATATTTGGTGATAGGTACTTAAGAAGACCAAATGCTGATGATGTTCAACGTCTTCTTCAAATGCATGATGACAGACACGGCTTTCCTGGCATGTTGGGTAGCCTTGATTGTATGCATTGGAAATGGAAAAATTGTCCGGTTGCTTGGAAAGGTCAATTTACAAGGGGGCATGGGTCACCAACAATTGTGCTAGAGGCGGTTGCGTCTCATGACTTGTGGATTTGGCATGCCTTCTTTGGGGTCGCCGGTTCACGCAACGATATCAACGTGTTATATGAATCTCCAATCTTCAACAACGTCTTGCAAGGAAATGCGCCGGAGGTTAATTTCACGGTGAACGACACTACATATACAAAAGGTTATTATTTAACAGATGGAATATATCCCGAGTGGGCTACTTTCGTTAAGGCTTTTCCTTGCCCGGAGGATCCCAAGAGAAAGTTGTTTAAGGAAAGACAGGAATCTGCAAGAAAAGATGTCGAGCGGGCATTTGGGGTGCTTCAATCTCGATGGGCGATTTTCAGAGGCCCAGCTCGCTATTGGTATAGGAAAAAGTTAAAACAAATAATGTTAACATGCATTATTTTGCATAACATGATTATTGAGGACGAGGGAGGTCACGTGATAAATTGGTACAACGATGAAGGGGATGAACTTGCACAAACTATCCAAGGCTCCAACCGAGGCTTTCAGGATTATCTTCGGACAAATTCAGAGCTACGTGACACTCAAGTTCATCACCAACTTCGCGCGGACTTAGTGGAGCATATCTGGGGGAATTACAACAACATGAATCCGTGA